Proteins encoded in a region of the Phacochoerus africanus isolate WHEZ1 chromosome 8, ROS_Pafr_v1, whole genome shotgun sequence genome:
- the PDCD5 gene encoding programmed cell death protein 5 isoform X1, with the protein MAEEELEALRKQRLAELQAKHGDPGDAAQQEAKHREAEMRNSILAQVLDQSARARLSNLALVKPEKTKAVENYLIQMARYGQLSGKVSEQGLIEILEKVSQQTEKKTTVKFNRRKVMDSDEDDDY; encoded by the exons ATGGCTGAGGAGGAGCTCGAGGcgctgaggaagcagaggctggcCGAGCTGCAGGCGAAGCATGGG gatCCTGGTGATGCAGCACAACAGGAAGCAAAGCACAG GGAAGCAGAAATGAGAAACAGTATCTTAGCCCAAGTTCTGGATCAGTCAGCCCGGGCCCGGT taagTAACTTAGCACTTGTAAAgcctgagaaaactaaagcagTAGAGAACTACCTTATACAGATGGCACGATATGGACAGCTAAGTGGGAAG GTATCAGAGCAAGGTTTAATAGAAATCCTCGAAAAAGTAAgccaacaaacagaaaagaaaacaacagttaAA TTCAACAGAAGAAAAGTAATGGACTCTGATGAAGATGACGATTATTGA
- the PDCD5 gene encoding programmed cell death protein 5 isoform X2: MAEEELEALRKQRLAELQAKHGDPGDAAQQEAKHREAEMRNSILAQVLDQSARARLSNLALVKPEKTKAVENYLIQMARYGQLSGKFNRRKVMDSDEDDDY, translated from the exons ATGGCTGAGGAGGAGCTCGAGGcgctgaggaagcagaggctggcCGAGCTGCAGGCGAAGCATGGG gatCCTGGTGATGCAGCACAACAGGAAGCAAAGCACAG GGAAGCAGAAATGAGAAACAGTATCTTAGCCCAAGTTCTGGATCAGTCAGCCCGGGCCCGGT taagTAACTTAGCACTTGTAAAgcctgagaaaactaaagcagTAGAGAACTACCTTATACAGATGGCACGATATGGACAGCTAAGTGGGAAG TTCAACAGAAGAAAAGTAATGGACTCTGATGAAGATGACGATTATTGA